From Veillonella dispar, one genomic window encodes:
- a CDS encoding MFS transporter, producing MSTTAYDARGGMRNVWIITAAMTVLAICYTMIIPFLPIYLLELGVPKADVALWSGLVFGITFLIAGIMAPIWGKIADNKGKKRMALRAGFAIAICYVLIGLVTDQYQLLMGRALVGFANGFYPAAMTMVSLSVDEKQVGRALGIFQTGLILGNVIGPFLGGAVESVVGMRPVFYVSGIAVFIATLAVLFFVKEPKLHAKGADGKEQPAQPTKSTSLREDFKAVQQQPVLVRLLWIFFFMQCAIMMLQPILALYVGDMQGTMEGAAMISGTILSIGGLAGSLTTNLWVRLGERRGYFKTISYCMMGSGIVLLLQSLPVGIWWFGILQVLIGSCIVGINPSLSAAVTLNTDPSFRGRMFGMTTTAQQFGSMVGPVFASIVSTYVGISYVFSITGLLLLYMGFQSRKLSVQHD from the coding sequence ATGAGCACAACTGCATATGATGCTCGTGGTGGTATGCGCAATGTATGGATTATTACAGCTGCCATGACGGTACTGGCTATATGTTACACCATGATCATTCCGTTTTTGCCTATCTACCTTTTAGAGTTAGGAGTGCCAAAGGCTGATGTAGCACTTTGGTCAGGCCTCGTTTTCGGTATTACCTTCCTCATCGCCGGCATCATGGCTCCTATATGGGGGAAGATTGCGGATAATAAAGGTAAAAAACGGATGGCTTTGCGCGCCGGCTTTGCCATTGCCATCTGTTATGTATTAATTGGTTTAGTTACAGACCAATATCAACTACTCATGGGGCGTGCGCTCGTTGGTTTTGCCAATGGGTTCTATCCAGCGGCGATGACCATGGTATCCCTCAGTGTTGATGAGAAACAGGTTGGTCGAGCTCTAGGCATCTTCCAAACGGGACTTATCTTGGGTAATGTCATCGGTCCATTTTTAGGTGGCGCCGTTGAAAGTGTAGTAGGCATGCGCCCTGTGTTTTATGTATCTGGTATCGCTGTATTTATTGCGACATTGGCCGTATTGTTCTTTGTGAAAGAACCAAAATTACATGCTAAAGGTGCTGATGGAAAGGAACAGCCGGCTCAACCTACTAAATCTACATCGCTACGTGAAGACTTTAAAGCTGTTCAACAACAGCCAGTATTAGTACGATTGCTTTGGATTTTCTTCTTTATGCAATGTGCTATCATGATGTTGCAACCTATCTTGGCCCTCTATGTCGGGGATATGCAAGGTACCATGGAAGGGGCGGCTATGATCTCTGGTACAATCCTTAGTATCGGCGGCTTAGCAGGATCCTTGACGACAAATCTATGGGTTCGCCTTGGTGAACGCCGTGGCTACTTTAAGACCATATCCTACTGTATGATGGGGAGTGGTATCGTCCTCTTACTTCAAAGCTTGCCAGTGGGCATTTGGTGGTTTGGTATTTTACAAGTCTTAATAGGCTCTTGTATTGTAGGCATTAATCCATCCTTGAGTGCAGCTGTAACACTCAATACAGATCCAAGCTTTAGAGGTCGCATGTTTGGTATGACAACAACAGCTCAACAATTTGGTTCTATGGTAGGCCCTGTATTTGCTAGTATTGTATCTACTTATGTTGGTATATCCTATGTATTTAGTATTACCGGCTTGCTATTACTATATATGGGCTTCCAATCTCGAAAACTATCCGTGCAACATGATTAA
- the aroA gene encoding 3-phosphoshikimate 1-carboxyvinyltransferase yields the protein MHSVTNAIPTGTIASIPAKAHAHRALICAALATSPSTILLSRTSKDIDATMDSLRGLGAHVVYENKIVTVTSGPAPAKGNVVPHESGTTLRLLLPVAASICNDVDVDAKGRLPDRPLEPMLSEMKAHGVTFSQDKPPFTMTGHLQGGQFSMVGDVSSQFFSGLLLAAPQIGLSTITSTTPLQSSDYVTLTTETMRNFGVEVEHTLPDTDINEAFTVPFGASFIGRDNYQIEGDWSNAAIWMVAAGMTGRPITITGMNKNSVQADRRIMQVMIDAGCDVIWDGMNVTVTGRASKPIHADLEQMPDMLPVMAALACSISGESAFVKGARLRLKESDRLVAVANLVRDLGGTVREDGDDLYIIGSGILKGGQGDCVNDHRLVMAGTLMALISENPVTLKDSEAITKSYPDFFEDWNLLGGNAQPV from the coding sequence ATGCATTCCGTAACGAACGCCATCCCTACAGGGACGATTGCGTCCATCCCAGCAAAGGCCCATGCACACCGCGCATTGATTTGTGCAGCTCTTGCTACCTCTCCATCTACTATATTACTGAGTCGTACCTCTAAGGATATCGATGCAACGATGGACTCCTTACGAGGCTTAGGAGCTCACGTAGTATATGAAAATAAAATTGTTACCGTTACTTCTGGCCCCGCTCCTGCAAAGGGCAATGTAGTACCTCACGAATCAGGCACTACATTACGCCTTTTATTACCTGTAGCAGCATCCATCTGTAATGATGTAGATGTAGATGCTAAAGGTCGTTTACCAGATCGCCCACTAGAACCTATGCTAAGTGAAATGAAAGCGCACGGCGTGACTTTTTCCCAAGACAAACCACCATTTACTATGACAGGTCATCTTCAAGGCGGTCAATTTAGTATGGTTGGTGATGTGAGTAGCCAATTCTTCTCTGGATTATTGTTGGCTGCTCCTCAAATCGGCTTATCTACTATTACCTCTACTACGCCACTACAATCTAGCGATTATGTAACATTGACAACTGAAACTATGCGCAATTTTGGTGTAGAAGTAGAGCATACCTTACCAGATACTGATATTAACGAGGCTTTCACAGTCCCATTTGGTGCATCCTTCATCGGTCGTGATAATTATCAAATCGAAGGCGACTGGTCTAATGCAGCGATCTGGATGGTGGCAGCCGGTATGACGGGCAGACCAATTACGATTACAGGTATGAACAAAAACTCTGTACAAGCGGACCGCCGCATCATGCAAGTTATGATTGATGCTGGTTGTGATGTTATCTGGGATGGTATGAATGTGACGGTCACAGGTCGTGCTTCTAAACCGATTCATGCAGATCTTGAGCAAATGCCTGATATGTTGCCTGTTATGGCGGCCCTCGCTTGCTCTATTTCTGGTGAAAGCGCCTTTGTTAAGGGTGCTCGCCTACGTCTAAAGGAATCGGATCGTCTTGTAGCCGTTGCTAATCTCGTAAGAGACTTAGGCGGCACGGTTCGTGAAGATGGTGATGACCTATATATCATCGGAAGTGGTATACTTAAAGGTGGCCAAGGTGATTGCGTAAATGACCATCGCCTCGTTATGGCTGGCACATTAATGGCTCTCATCAGTGAAAATCCTGTTACCTTAAAAGATAGCGAAGCTATCACAAAATCCTATCCAGACTTCTTCGAGGACTGGAACTTACTGGGCGGTAATGCACAACCAGTTTAG
- a CDS encoding NCS2 family permease, producing MLDKLFQLSERGTTVKTEILAGITTFITMAYILFLAPNILSLAGMDKDAVLIATALGGGLVTIAMGLFVNYPIALAPGVGLLAFYSFTVVLGMGVSWQTALGAVFISGLVFLVLTLTSIRQMIVEGIPASMKVAITVGIGLFIAIIGLKLSGLMAISISLSPNSLGQVVQTHGNLVPPASEALLTLGNLHNGETLLALFSLIFTALLMARKIQGSLLIGVVVTTIVSYATGLSTMPENFTVLAVPDFSKAAFLQLDIPGALHMGLITIIFSFTFVELFDSMGTLIGTATEAKIADPKSGKFPGLGKAMTVDAIGVSTGALLGTSTITAFVESAAGVGAGGRTGLTAVTTGVLFLICLFLAPIVSLVPNAATSPVLIIVGALMLGAIRNIDFDDWTEGFPAFLVIVLMPFTYSIANGISAGLIAYPLLKIIAGRAKEVNWIMYVLAVLVIIRYVFF from the coding sequence ATGTTAGATAAACTATTTCAACTCAGTGAGCGCGGTACCACTGTTAAAACCGAAATTTTAGCAGGTATTACTACGTTTATCACGATGGCGTACATCCTATTCTTAGCGCCTAACATTCTTAGTCTTGCAGGGATGGATAAAGACGCAGTCCTCATCGCTACAGCCTTAGGTGGTGGCCTTGTAACGATTGCTATGGGTTTATTCGTAAACTATCCTATCGCCCTCGCTCCAGGGGTTGGCCTCTTAGCCTTTTACTCCTTTACCGTAGTTCTCGGTATGGGTGTGTCCTGGCAAACAGCATTGGGTGCTGTATTTATCTCCGGTCTCGTATTCCTCGTATTAACACTTACGTCGATACGCCAAATGATCGTTGAAGGCATCCCAGCCTCTATGAAGGTTGCCATTACTGTTGGTATCGGCCTCTTCATCGCTATCATCGGCTTAAAATTATCCGGCTTGATGGCAATCTCTATTAGTTTGTCTCCAAACTCTTTAGGCCAAGTTGTACAAACACATGGTAATTTAGTACCTCCAGCATCCGAAGCACTCTTGACGCTCGGTAATTTGCACAATGGCGAAACATTGTTGGCTCTATTCTCCCTCATCTTTACAGCACTATTGATGGCTCGTAAAATTCAAGGGTCTCTCTTGATTGGTGTGGTAGTAACAACAATTGTATCCTATGCTACAGGCCTTTCTACAATGCCTGAGAACTTCACTGTATTAGCAGTGCCTGATTTCTCTAAGGCAGCATTCCTTCAATTAGATATTCCTGGTGCGCTCCACATGGGCTTAATCACGATTATCTTCTCCTTCACCTTCGTAGAATTGTTCGACTCCATGGGTACTTTGATTGGTACTGCTACAGAGGCGAAAATTGCAGATCCTAAATCTGGTAAATTCCCAGGTCTTGGTAAAGCCATGACTGTCGATGCTATCGGCGTTAGTACTGGCGCATTGCTCGGTACTTCTACGATTACTGCTTTCGTTGAAAGTGCGGCAGGTGTAGGTGCTGGTGGCCGTACAGGCTTAACAGCGGTTACAACAGGCGTATTATTCTTAATCTGCTTGTTCTTGGCTCCAATCGTATCCTTGGTGCCAAATGCAGCCACATCTCCTGTTCTTATCATCGTTGGTGCCCTTATGTTAGGTGCAATCCGCAACATTGACTTCGATGATTGGACAGAAGGCTTCCCTGCATTCCTCGTTATCGTTTTGATGCCATTCACATACAGCATCGCTAACGGTATCTCTGCAGGTCTTATTGCATATCCTCTACTCAAAATTATTGCAGGCCGTGCAAAAGAAGTTAACTGGATTATGTACGTATTGGCGGTACTCGTTATCATCCGCTACGTATTCTTCTAA
- a CDS encoding shikimate kinase, which produces MKFGLLGRTLGHSFSPRIHSALGNTNYELFEREPSQLQEFFADPELQGINITIPYKVNALEACDVVDPRAERIGCVNTMVRKDGKWHGYNTDYDGFVFTLQHAGIDVAGKECIILGDGASSATVHVALEDLGAKNIVHLSRKTAPFYGDAPNYYETAQIIINCTPIGMYPHNPANLIDITQFSKLEGVVDLIYNPRRTILLLQAEMMEIPHCDGLPFLVAQGVEAANHFQGQSFGTKEIEQILRDMRREKENIILIGMPGVGKTTVGKALGEEMGRTCIDVDQELEKEIGDISTYITEQGEPAFREKEAEMIAKLGTQTGLIISTGGGCVTVPKNFAHLRQNGRIYQLTQPVENLSTSGRVLSSGGIERLRELEATRTPMYESFAQCIVEHNRNAPETVAAILEDFETNLL; this is translated from the coding sequence ATGAAATTTGGTTTACTTGGCCGTACGTTGGGCCATAGCTTCTCCCCTCGTATTCACAGTGCGTTAGGGAATACAAATTACGAATTATTTGAGCGCGAACCAAGCCAATTGCAAGAGTTCTTCGCTGATCCAGAATTACAAGGCATCAACATTACAATTCCTTACAAGGTAAATGCCCTTGAAGCTTGTGATGTGGTGGATCCTCGTGCTGAACGTATCGGTTGTGTAAATACAATGGTTCGCAAGGATGGCAAATGGCACGGCTATAATACAGACTATGATGGTTTTGTGTTTACCCTACAACATGCAGGCATCGATGTAGCTGGCAAGGAATGTATCATTCTTGGTGATGGTGCGTCCTCTGCTACCGTTCACGTAGCCCTCGAAGATTTAGGCGCTAAAAATATCGTCCATTTATCTCGCAAAACGGCTCCATTCTATGGTGATGCGCCAAACTATTATGAAACAGCGCAGATTATTATTAACTGCACCCCTATCGGCATGTACCCTCATAATCCAGCCAATCTCATCGATATTACGCAGTTTTCTAAATTGGAAGGTGTTGTAGACCTCATCTACAATCCACGCCGCACGATTTTACTATTACAAGCAGAAATGATGGAAATTCCTCATTGTGATGGCTTGCCATTCCTTGTAGCTCAAGGCGTTGAGGCGGCTAACCATTTCCAAGGCCAAAGCTTTGGCACGAAAGAAATCGAGCAAATCTTGCGCGATATGCGACGTGAAAAGGAGAATATCATCCTCATCGGCATGCCTGGTGTAGGTAAAACAACAGTAGGCAAAGCCCTTGGCGAAGAAATGGGCCGTACTTGCATTGATGTGGATCAAGAGTTAGAAAAAGAAATCGGCGACATTTCCACCTATATTACGGAACAAGGGGAACCAGCATTCCGCGAAAAAGAAGCAGAAATGATTGCAAAACTCGGTACCCAAACAGGTCTTATTATCTCCACTGGCGGCGGCTGTGTAACAGTGCCTAAAAACTTCGCACATCTACGCCAAAACGGTCGCATCTACCAATTAACGCAACCGGTAGAAAACCTATCTACCTCTGGTCGTGTTCTCTCAAGTGGTGGCATTGAGCGCTTACGCGAACTAGAAGCAACTCGTACACCAATGTATGAAAGCTTCGCTCAATGCATCGTAGAACATAATCGCAATGCACCAGAAACAGTAGCGGCTATCCTAGAAGACTTTGAAACAAACCTATTGTAA
- the aroD gene encoding type I 3-dehydroquinate dehydratase, with amino-acid sequence MVRIGHAVLGEKGTKICVPIVGTTMKEILDATAVACNTPCHVVELRIDYYERAHSIDAIIELLMLIKPQLKGRALLFTWRTKGEGGEKSISSQDYFTMLERIIPTGLVDAIDIELFFDQDRMLKTIEFAKVHGITIIMSNHDFNGTPSHEVIVNRLIQMKEFLADVPKMAVMPHTTGDVLTLLEATAEVKALYPSDPIITMAMGPLGAVTRAAGALFGNAMTFASAGKASAPGQIDVHELKRILDTIDVDGVFDEQQHKRVKVH; translated from the coding sequence ATGGTCCGTATCGGTCATGCTGTACTCGGCGAAAAGGGGACAAAGATATGTGTGCCTATTGTAGGCACAACAATGAAAGAAATTTTAGATGCCACTGCGGTTGCATGTAATACACCGTGTCATGTAGTGGAGCTACGCATTGACTATTACGAGCGGGCCCACTCCATTGACGCTATTATTGAATTGTTAATGCTTATTAAGCCTCAATTAAAAGGTCGTGCCTTATTATTTACATGGCGCACGAAAGGGGAAGGTGGAGAAAAGTCTATTTCTTCACAAGACTACTTCACAATGTTAGAGCGCATCATTCCTACTGGATTGGTAGATGCTATCGATATTGAACTCTTCTTTGATCAAGATAGAATGCTTAAAACGATTGAATTTGCCAAGGTACATGGTATTACAATTATCATGAGTAACCATGATTTTAATGGCACTCCAAGTCATGAGGTTATTGTAAATCGCCTCATTCAAATGAAAGAATTCTTGGCCGACGTGCCAAAGATGGCTGTTATGCCTCATACAACGGGCGATGTTCTTACACTACTTGAGGCGACAGCTGAGGTGAAAGCTTTATATCCATCAGATCCAATCATTACGATGGCCATGGGACCATTGGGCGCTGTTACGCGCGCAGCAGGCGCTCTATTTGGTAATGCTATGACCTTTGCCTCTGCTGGCAAAGCATCGGCACCAGGTCAAATTGATGTGCATGAACTAAAACGAATTCTTGATACCATTGACGTAGATGGTGTATTCGATGAACAACAACATAAACGCGTAAAAGTGCATTAA
- the aroC gene encoding chorismate synthase codes for MASNFGKTIQVSTFGASHGYAIGGIVEGLPCGHTIDIDELKAFLKRRAPGQNQLTTQRKEADVPEFLAGIVDGMLSGSPLAFMIRNTSQHSSDYNNLRDIPRPSHADFTARMRYGDKVDMRGGGHFSARLTAPLCVAGGIALQLLREKGIEIHGHLKQVGIIQDAPIDMVHPAMKALANIAAEPIAMVDPEKRTEVENLVMKLKKDGDSTGGIVEVVATGLPIGLGNPNFDGIENRLARVIFGVPAIKGVSFGGGFDMCAKLGSEVNDAFTMNDDKITTTTNNSGGIQGGITNGLPLVMQVGIKPTPSIYKEQHSVSLSQKEDTLLTIQGRHDPCVALRAVPVIEAVTALVILDFLGDIDHELR; via the coding sequence ATGGCATCTAATTTCGGTAAAACCATACAGGTATCTACCTTTGGCGCCTCTCATGGGTACGCCATTGGCGGTATTGTAGAGGGTCTACCTTGTGGACATACCATCGATATCGATGAATTAAAAGCCTTTTTAAAGCGCCGTGCGCCAGGGCAAAATCAATTAACAACGCAACGTAAGGAAGCCGATGTACCTGAGTTTTTAGCAGGTATCGTAGATGGTATGCTCAGCGGTTCTCCATTGGCATTTATGATCCGCAACACATCCCAGCATTCTAGCGATTACAATAACTTGCGCGATATCCCTCGCCCATCTCATGCGGACTTCACAGCTCGCATGCGCTACGGCGACAAGGTAGATATGCGCGGAGGTGGCCATTTCTCAGCTCGCCTCACAGCACCACTTTGCGTAGCTGGTGGCATCGCCCTTCAACTATTACGCGAAAAAGGTATCGAAATCCACGGCCATTTAAAACAAGTGGGAATAATCCAAGATGCTCCTATCGATATGGTTCATCCAGCTATGAAAGCATTAGCTAACATCGCTGCAGAGCCGATTGCTATGGTTGATCCAGAAAAACGTACTGAAGTAGAAAACTTGGTCATGAAGCTCAAAAAAGATGGTGACTCTACCGGTGGTATCGTTGAGGTCGTTGCTACAGGGCTACCTATTGGCCTTGGCAATCCAAACTTTGACGGCATTGAAAACCGACTAGCTCGCGTTATCTTTGGTGTACCTGCCATTAAGGGCGTATCCTTCGGCGGTGGTTTTGACATGTGTGCTAAGCTTGGTTCCGAAGTGAATGATGCTTTCACCATGAACGACGACAAGATTACAACAACGACTAACAATAGCGGTGGTATCCAAGGCGGTATTACCAATGGTTTGCCGCTCGTTATGCAAGTCGGTATCAAGCCAACACCATCTATTTATAAAGAACAACATTCTGTATCACTTTCACAAAAAGAGGACACATTGCTCACCATTCAAGGTCGTCATGACCCATGTGTAGCGCTTCGTGCAGTACCTGTTATCGAAGCTGTAACAGCCCTCGTTATTCTTGATTTCTTAGGAGATATTGACCATGAACTTAGATGA
- a CDS encoding RrF2 family transcriptional regulator, with protein MKISTKGRYALRILADIAEHGVEKNVPIREIAERQGFSDKYLEGIVSRLSSAGLVKSGRGKYGGYRLVKSPAEYNVYEILYAAEDSIALVSCLEDDVEPCPMFNDCLTAPLWQYLQDEFRHVMERVSLQDVMDHKFPTE; from the coding sequence ATGAAAATATCTACTAAAGGGCGTTATGCCCTACGGATATTGGCGGATATTGCAGAACACGGGGTAGAAAAAAATGTACCCATTCGTGAAATTGCTGAACGCCAAGGATTTTCCGATAAATACTTAGAGGGGATTGTATCTCGCTTATCCTCCGCTGGCCTCGTTAAAAGTGGCCGTGGTAAATACGGTGGATATCGCTTGGTGAAATCGCCTGCTGAATACAATGTATATGAAATTTTATATGCTGCAGAGGACTCCATTGCTCTCGTATCTTGTTTAGAAGATGATGTTGAGCCATGTCCTATGTTTAATGATTGCTTGACTGCTCCCTTGTGGCAGTACTTGCAAGATGAATTCCGTCACGTTATGGAACGCGTATCCTTACAGGATGTAATGGATCACAAATTTCCAACGGAATAA
- a CDS encoding bifunctional chorismate mutase/prephenate dehydratase, with protein sequence MNLDEVRVKINDINDQMLELFKERMELSKDVAAAKKEMNKAIYDAKRERDILDKVTRDAGPDLDLYARRFFEALFSLSRTYQSEQLFQDNEFTVKMKKAIEQSPTLPPQRGSVACAGVFGSNAQVACDKLLPLSQIHYVTGFRAVFDAVESGECQFGVLPIENSSNGSVKEVYDLLEDRKCYIVRGTRLWISHDLLVKKGTKLEDIHTIISHPQALGQCSHFLEKLEGVELRSFDNTARAAQLVAASDDPGVAAIAAPQCADLYNLSPLMRNIQNSDNNYTRFICISKDFHVYPGANKISVVTTASHAPGGLGTLLTKFANIGVNLTKLESRPIVGHNFEFLFYLDLEASLADPKVLSVLAELHTSQDKFRLLGNYPEN encoded by the coding sequence ATGAACTTAGATGAAGTACGCGTTAAAATTAACGACATAAACGATCAGATGCTCGAATTATTCAAAGAGCGCATGGAACTCTCCAAAGATGTTGCAGCGGCAAAGAAAGAAATGAATAAGGCCATTTACGATGCTAAACGGGAACGAGATATTCTCGACAAAGTAACGCGAGATGCAGGCCCTGACCTCGATCTATATGCGCGTCGTTTCTTCGAAGCATTATTCAGCTTGAGCCGTACGTACCAATCTGAACAGTTATTCCAAGATAATGAGTTCACTGTAAAAATGAAAAAAGCCATTGAGCAATCCCCTACCTTACCTCCTCAACGAGGCAGCGTAGCTTGTGCTGGCGTATTCGGCAGCAATGCACAAGTGGCATGTGATAAATTATTACCACTTAGCCAAATTCACTACGTAACAGGCTTCCGTGCCGTATTCGATGCCGTTGAGTCTGGTGAATGTCAATTCGGTGTATTACCTATCGAAAATAGCTCCAATGGTTCTGTAAAAGAAGTATATGACCTTCTAGAGGATCGTAAATGCTATATCGTACGCGGTACACGCCTATGGATTTCTCACGATCTACTCGTGAAAAAAGGCACAAAACTAGAGGATATTCATACTATCATCTCTCACCCACAAGCATTGGGCCAATGTAGTCACTTCCTAGAAAAACTAGAAGGTGTAGAATTGCGCTCCTTTGATAATACAGCGCGTGCTGCACAGTTAGTAGCAGCCAGTGACGATCCAGGTGTAGCCGCTATCGCAGCACCTCAATGTGCAGACTTGTACAACTTGTCTCCATTGATGCGCAACATCCAAAACAGCGATAACAACTATACGCGCTTTATCTGCATTAGCAAGGACTTCCATGTGTATCCAGGGGCTAACAAAATCTCTGTAGTAACAACAGCAAGTCACGCTCCAGGTGGTCTTGGTACATTGCTTACCAAGTTTGCTAACATCGGTGTCAACCTTACAAAACTCGAGTCTCGCCCTATCGTAGGCCATAACTTTGAGTTCTTGTTCTACCTCGACTTAGAGGCATCCTTAGCGGATCCAAAGGTGTTGTCTGTGCTAGCAGAGCTTCATACATCACAAGATAAGTTCCGCTTGCTCGGTAATTATCCAGAAAACTAA
- the aroB gene encoding 3-dehydroquinate synthase, translating to MTRIHINASTPYDVVIEEGALQRITDYIKPLKPNCRVIIVSDSNVAPHYLDSVKANMEHAGYTVCDYVFPAGESSKNAHQLIDLVEYMAAQSLTRKDLLIALGGGVVGDMAGFAAATYLRGIDYVQVPTSLLAAVDSSVGGKTAVNLEAGKNLWGAFKQPILVLCDPTTLNTLPDMEWKNGCGEIIKYGFLDVPGLLTQLEHKPLIKHRDSVSAVIARCVQAKADIVEQDERESGVRALLNLGHTFGHGIEKASHFEVHHGYAVAIGMVLMAQGAVKHGELDAAALEKLKALIEAHDLPTTTTITKKEILAAAKHDKKSEGATIKIVVPTSYGHSELKVVTHEELATYLD from the coding sequence ATGACTCGCATCCACATTAACGCGTCCACACCGTATGACGTTGTCATCGAGGAAGGCGCTTTACAACGCATCACCGATTATATTAAACCGTTAAAACCAAATTGCCGTGTTATCATCGTCAGCGACAGCAACGTGGCACCACACTATTTGGATTCTGTGAAAGCTAATATGGAACATGCGGGTTATACTGTTTGTGATTATGTATTTCCTGCTGGTGAAAGCTCCAAAAATGCTCATCAACTCATCGATTTAGTAGAGTACATGGCAGCCCAATCGTTAACGCGTAAAGATCTTCTCATCGCCCTTGGCGGTGGTGTTGTAGGCGATATGGCAGGCTTTGCAGCTGCTACCTACTTACGTGGTATCGACTATGTACAGGTTCCTACGTCTCTATTAGCCGCTGTAGACTCCTCTGTAGGTGGTAAAACAGCAGTCAATCTAGAAGCCGGTAAAAACTTGTGGGGTGCTTTCAAACAACCGATCCTTGTTCTCTGCGATCCAACTACACTCAATACATTGCCAGACATGGAATGGAAAAATGGATGTGGGGAAATTATCAAATACGGTTTCCTCGATGTACCAGGTTTATTAACTCAACTCGAACATAAACCATTAATAAAACATCGCGATAGCGTGAGTGCCGTCATCGCTCGCTGCGTTCAAGCAAAAGCAGATATCGTAGAACAAGACGAACGTGAGTCTGGTGTTCGTGCCCTCTTAAACCTAGGTCATACCTTTGGCCATGGCATCGAAAAGGCCAGTCACTTTGAAGTCCACCATGGCTATGCTGTAGCCATCGGTATGGTCCTCATGGCTCAAGGTGCGGTAAAACATGGAGAATTAGATGCAGCGGCATTAGAAAAATTAAAAGCCCTCATCGAAGCACACGATTTGCCAACTACTACGACCATAACGAAAAAAGAGATCTTAGCAGCTGCTAAACACGATAAAAAAAGCGAAGGAGCAACTATAAAAATCGTCGTTCCTACCAGCTATGGACATAGTGAACTTAAGGTGGTAACCCACGAAGAGCTTGCCACCTATTTAGATTAA
- a CDS encoding type II toxin-antitoxin system RelB/DinJ family antitoxin, which produces MKTVNLQVRINEDLKQEVSSILKTQGLSYTSMLDALFRQIIKERRIPFAIALPTAPIDKTPTPSTLNNGTYEQPQTTLKASDAISIYGSATSTEVEISFDTIDKTGVLNIRINPKVKTLTTAILKEMGLTISQTITLVSKQIQFAKDIPPTIHRPEWVDAINNNLWTEEDLNARIQTGLNQAENGLGEPAEKVFNELLKDL; this is translated from the coding sequence ATGAAAACCGTAAACCTACAAGTCCGCATCAACGAAGACCTAAAACAGGAAGTATCTAGCATATTAAAAACACAAGGTCTATCATATACATCTATGCTTGACGCACTATTCCGCCAAATCATCAAAGAGCGTCGCATTCCATTTGCCATTGCTTTACCGACGGCACCGATAGACAAAACACCTACACCAAGCACACTCAACAACGGCACCTACGAACAACCACAAACTACATTAAAAGCATCAGATGCTATCAGTATATATGGATCAGCAACCTCAACAGAGGTAGAAATATCCTTCGACACAATCGATAAAACAGGTGTTCTTAACATCCGCATTAACCCAAAAGTAAAAACACTTACTACTGCAATCCTAAAAGAAATGGGATTAACTATATCTCAAACTATAACACTTGTATCTAAGCAAATACAATTCGCTAAAGATATTCCTCCGACTATACATCGTCCAGAATGGGTTGATGCGATAAATAATAACTTATGGACTGAAGAAGATTTAAACGCTAGAATCCAGACTGGACTTAATCAGGCTGAAAATGGGCTTGGTGAACCTGCAGAAAAAGTCTTTAATGAGCTCCTTAAAGATTTATAA